The following nucleotide sequence is from Planctomycetia bacterium.
ATCCGCTCGCCGTGACGCTCCCCGAAGAAGGGGCCATGACGTTCGAGTTCGATATCGAAGTCCGTCCGGAATTCGATATGCCGAATTGGAAGGGCCTCAAGATCGAGCGCCCGACGCGCGAATTCACCGACGCCGACGTCGACGTGCAGCTTAAGACGCTGCTGGCCTCGCAAGGGACGCTCGTTCCGCACGACGGCACCGCCGACGCCGGCGACTTCGTCAACCTGAGAATCACGGCGAAGAACGGCGACGAAGTCGTCAGCGAGACGACCCACGACGGCGTCTGCATTCGCAAATCGATCTCGTTCCACGATGCCAAGCTCGACGGCTTCGATAAGCTGCTCGTCGGCACGAAGGCCGGCGATAAGAAGACCGCCGAAGTCGAGATCAGCGAGAACGCCGCCAACGAAACGCTCCGCGGCAAGAAGCTGAACGTCGAACTCGAAGTGCTCGAAGTGAAGAAGGTCGAGTTGCCGGCCATGACGCCGGAATTCCTGCAAACCCTCGGCGATTTCGAGAGCGAAGACGATCTCCGCTCGACGGTTCGCAAAAGCCTCGAGCGTCGGCTGCAATACCACCAACAACAACAGGCCCGTAAGCAGATTCTGTCGTCGCTCACCGTCGCGGCCGATTGGGACTTGCCGCCGGACTTGCTCAAGCGTCAGTCGGGCCGGGAGTTCGAACGAAGCGTGATGGAGCTGCGTCGCAGCGGTTTCGGCGAGCCGGAAATTCGCGCTCACGCCAACGAGTTGCTGCGGAACAGCCGCGAGCAAACGGCCAAGTCGCTCAAGGAGCATTTCGTGCTCGAGCGGATCGCCGAAGAAGAAAAGATCGACGTCTCGTCGTCGGACTACGATGACGAAATCGGGCTGATCGCCGAACAAAGCGGCGAGAGCAATCGGCGCGTGCGGGCCCAGATGGAAAAGCGGGGCTTGATGGACACGTTGCACAACCAAATCATCGAACGGAAGACGATCGACGTGATCTTGGCGAACGCGAAGTTCGACGAAACCAAGTACGCTTTGGAAGTGCCGACGACCGAAGCGATCGATACGTCGCTCGCCGGCGGTGAGAAGGCTTCCGACATTCCCGAAGCCGCCACGTCGGGCGATTCGCCTTACAACAAGGGCGAACACAAGCACTCGGGCGATAAGCACACGGAACCGACGACTTAGTAATAAATAACGAATTCGTCTTCGCCGCTTCGTCGAACTGTTGTAGAAAACAGCCGACGAAGCGGCGAAACGTTTATTACGAGTAGGCCCCCCTTGCCCGACGCCGTACGATACCTGCGGGCTTGGTGATTTCTCGGACGGTTGGATTTCAAGTTCGGTTTTTTGCTTCTGTAGATTTTCAGCTTCGGTTTTGGCGAGACGACGGAAAAAGGACTTCTCATGCGTAACGGCTTTGCCTCATCCCCGGTCGACCCTCAGGCCAACGGCGGCTATCAGCGTCAGCGCCAACTCACGTTGGGCGATTTGTTGCTCGAAAATCGGATCATCTTCCTGCAAGGAGAGATCTACGACGGCAACGCCAACGAGATCGTGATGAAGCTGTTGTATTTGCAGAGCGAAAATCGCCGCAAAGACATTCACTTCTACATCAACTCGCCCGGCGGCAGCGTGACGGCCACGATGGCGATGTACGACACGATGCAGATCCTCACCTGTCCCGTCGCGACGTATTGCGTGGGCCTCGCCGCCTCGGGGGGCGCGGTCATTCTCGCCGGCGGTGCCAAGGGGAAGCGATTCGCCTTGCCGCACTCGAAGGTGATGATCCATCAACCTGCCGGACAAGTCGGTGGGCAAGTCACCGATATCGAAATCCAGGCCAACGAAATCATGAAGACGCGCGAAGAACTCAACAAAGTTCTCGCGTTCCACACGGGCCAGCCGGTCGAACGGATCGCCAAAGACGTCGATCGCGATTATTACCTCACGGCCCAAGAGTCGAAAGATTACGGTCTCGTGGATGAAGTGTTGCTGAAGCCGCCGGTCGACCCGGACGCGGACGACAAGGACTAACCCTCCTAAAGAATCGTAGCCGCTAGTTACTGCTCATGAAAACACCGAGTCTGCCGAAAGCTCTAGGAGTACCCGACCGATGCCTCTGATTCCGTACGTCATCGAGAAGAGCGGCCGCGAAGAGCGGGCGATGGACATCTACAGCCGGCTGCTGAAAGACCGCATCGTCTTCCTCGGCACGCA
It contains:
- the tig gene encoding trigger factor, with product MSNQDETAVAEEGAETTPKKLDLQVNIAKKSSCERHITVVIDRPDIERYFDNALKDLMPKAAVPGFRQGRAPRKLVETRFRKDVTDQVKGSLLMDSLSQVSTDNDLSPISEPSFDPLAVTLPEEGAMTFEFDIEVRPEFDMPNWKGLKIERPTREFTDADVDVQLKTLLASQGTLVPHDGTADAGDFVNLRITAKNGDEVVSETTHDGVCIRKSISFHDAKLDGFDKLLVGTKAGDKKTAEVEISENAANETLRGKKLNVELEVLEVKKVELPAMTPEFLQTLGDFESEDDLRSTVRKSLERRLQYHQQQQARKQILSSLTVAADWDLPPDLLKRQSGREFERSVMELRRSGFGEPEIRAHANELLRNSREQTAKSLKEHFVLERIAEEEKIDVSSSDYDDEIGLIAEQSGESNRRVRAQMEKRGLMDTLHNQIIERKTIDVILANAKFDETKYALEVPTTEAIDTSLAGGEKASDIPEAATSGDSPYNKGEHKHSGDKHTEPTT
- a CDS encoding ATP-dependent Clp protease proteolytic subunit, with protein sequence MRNGFASSPVDPQANGGYQRQRQLTLGDLLLENRIIFLQGEIYDGNANEIVMKLLYLQSENRRKDIHFYINSPGGSVTATMAMYDTMQILTCPVATYCVGLAASGGAVILAGGAKGKRFALPHSKVMIHQPAGQVGGQVTDIEIQANEIMKTREELNKVLAFHTGQPVERIAKDVDRDYYLTAQESKDYGLVDEVLLKPPVDPDADDKD